A genomic window from Lotus japonicus ecotype B-129 chromosome 1, LjGifu_v1.2 includes:
- the LOC130727975 gene encoding myb family transcription factor MPH1: MDLRVEERDDSECSKTSPSKEDGCEMSEEDESKQNTNNNGGSSSNSTVEENDKKGSVRPYVRSKLPRLRWTPDLHLRFLHAVQRLGGQERATPKLVLQLMNIKGLSIAHVKSHLQMYRSKKISDTSQESGDRNVYNLSQLPMLQGYNPSQSSSYRCGYGDASFAMYENMLHRPFMGRGSADKSMAEFHGRMIESIHGINSNINWTNSTLFQVHPSNFSEPSTTKVHELQDKFLSFGSYGSQVSLSQIDLHPSPQVKPSAQELMPITKPANSVEKTLKRKVSDIDLDLDLSLKLSSRNQESIEDHKVDSNLSLSLFSQSSTSSYLSRRLKETPDFSTEQRKKRASNALDLSI; encoded by the exons ATGGATTTgagggtggaagaaagagaTGATTCTGAATGTTCCAAGACAAGCCCTTCTAAGGAAGATGGTTGTGAAAtgagtgaagaagatgaaagtaaGCAAAACACCAACAACAATGGAGGGAGCTCAAGCAACAGCACTGTGGAAGAGAATGACAAGAAGGGATCAGTGAGGCCTTATGTTAGATCCAAGTTGCCGAGGCTACGTTGGACCCCTGATCTTCATCTTCGCTTTCTCCATGCCGTTCAAAGACTTGGAGGACAAGAGA GAGCAACACCAAAGTTGGTTCTTCAGTTGATGAATATCAAGGGTTTAAGCATTGCTCATGTCAAGAGTCATTTACAG atGTACAGGAGCAAGAAGATTTCTGATACTAGTCAAG AAAGTGGAGACAGAAATGTTTATAATCTTAGCCAACTTCCCATGCTTCAAGGCTATAATCCAAGCCAAAGTTCATCATATAG GTGTGGATATGGGGATGCTTCTTTTGCCATGTATGAGAACATGCTACATAGGCCTTTCATGGGTCGAGGTTCAGCAGATAAATCCATGGCTGAATTTCATGGAAGAATGATTGAGAGTATCCATGGGATAAATAGTAACATCAATTGGACTAATAGTACTCTTTTTCAAGTGCATCCTTCCAACTTCAGTGAACCATCAACAACTAAAGTTCATGAACTACAAGATAAATTTCTCTCATTTGGTAGCTATGGATCACAAGTAAGCTTGAGTCAGATTGATCTCCATCCATCACCCCAAGTGAAGCCAAGTGCACAAGAGCTCATGCCTATTACTAAGCCTGCAAATTCAGTGGAAAAGACCCTGAAAAGGAAGGTTTCGGATATTGATCTTGACTTAGATCTGTCACTTAAATTAAGTTCAAGGAACCAAGAAAGCATAGAGGACCATAAAGTTGATAGCAACCTATCACTCTCTTTGTTTTCTCAATCCTCTACCTCCTCTTATCTTAGCAGAAGGCTGAAAGAAACACCAGATTTTTCTACGGAGCAAAGGAAAAAACGCGCCAGTAATGCTCTGGATCTGAGTATTTGA